CGTCACAAAACGTCTAGAAAATCTATTAAATGGTATAGGCGTAAAAACATGCACGCTTAAAACCTCGGTAAAGCAAGAAAAGCGTGAAGAATGGCTTAACGAAAAAATCAAGGACGGATACAGATGCATTATTTCCAACTTTGAGCTTGTCAAAACAGGACTTGATCTTCTGGACTTTCCTACAATAATTTTCTATGAAACAGGCTACAACACGTTCACTTTAAGACAAGCAAGTAAGAGATCATGGCGAATCGGACAGACAAAACCTGTTAAAGTCGTATTCATGGTCTATAAAGATACGTTGCAATACAATGCGCTTGCCTTAATGGGCAATAAACTCGAAGCTGCAATGAACATTGAAGGAAAGTTTTCAGAAGAAGGCTTGCGAGCTTTATCCAATACAAGCAACATCATGGTTGAGCTTGCAAAAAGTCTTGTAAATGGACTTGACGAGAACATCAGCATAGAAAAGATTTGGCAGTCTCAAAGCGATAATGTCATTGACCTATCAACATTCTTCAAAAGTGTCAAAGTCAATTATTCTAAAAAGAAAAAATCTCAAATAGTCGAGCAGCTTTGTTTTGATTTTGACGCTTTACAGCAGGCATAATAAGCCTGCTTTTTTATTTTTTCCTTGACATTTAAAGATTTTTGAGCTTATAATGAATTAGAATTTCAAGGCAACCTAGCATAAAAAGTACGATCCTCCATATTATCCGTACCACTCTCACTGCGGAGGAGGAAATCGAAAGAGTGGTTGCTAGCGAACTTGACGGTATGATACCCACTGCCGTAATAATTAGGTATCTGTGCATATTTTAAAGACATGCTATATTTTGGAGGAAGGCATAAATGTGTACCACTGCCTGACCTGATGTTTTGGTACACAGTGATTTAAAAGGTGGATATTGTTCAGAAAGAAAGGTATGCGTGTATACTTCCAGAATTTTCAAGGTATGCGCATACCTTTTTATATTTTTTAAAAGAAAGGAGAATTTTTTATGAGTAACAATTACGTAATTGTCTTAATCAAACCAAATGGTTATCTTATTGAAGTAGGCATTGACAATCAAACTTATAATAAGTGGACAGACAGCAAACAGACAAACAGCGTAGATTTTGCTGATATACCTGAAATTAGCAATAATTTAAACAATGCTATCAAGAACCTTGGCATAGTTGCTTCCGATATTACAAAAATATTATAAAAAAGAAAGGAGAATTTTTATGTTAACAAAAGCTTATGTAAATGATAAAATAGAAGAAGAAATTGAGATGGAGGCGATAAGATTGAAAAAGAAAAAGAAAAAAGCTTCCAAGAAGTTTAAGTCAAAAATAGAAATTGAAAAAAACACTCCGATAATACGTTATTCAAAATTAGGCTTGCCGATAATAAGCGATAGCCATGAAATTTTTGAACGTGTATTAAAGGATGATTGGACTTTATGAAAAAACTTACACATAAAAATAATTTTAAAGACAACAATAAAAGGATTAAAAATAATAAACATAAAAACAAGCCAACTCCTATAATTCAATATTCAGAATTAGGTTTACCTGTTATAAGCAGCAGAATTAAAACTCTCCGACAAATGTACGAAGAAGATAAATGGAGTTAATGCGAAATTCAGCGTTAAATCAATGCATATTCAAAACTAAAATAAGGTTTTTGAATATGCCTTTTTTTAATTTTTAAAAAATAAAGGAGGATTTTATTATGCTACTTGAAAAATGTGTAAAAAGAATAAATAAAATCTTTAAGATAGAAAACAAAGAAAATGATAATATTGATTTAAAACTTGCTAATGCAATTTTTACAAATGTTAGCAAAAAGGAAATAGAAAAGGCTTTAGATGAACTAGCATATATATCTCCTGCTATTGAGAATTACCTTTGGTATCCTGAAGAAAATGATTTAAATTGGACTGGCTGGAAAGTCTATAAAGCTAAATTTAACAAAAGAAATTTTTTGTTCGCCGAAGGTACGTATAAAAATCATTATGGGAAATATCTGTTTTTTATTGATGGCAAATGGAGACAAAGATGGTATGCTAACTATCCATATTTAGAGGTATACAAAGGAATTTGGACAATAGATTTTGGTAAAGTTGGAGGACGTTTAAAAGTAAAAAATATAGCTACAGTTAATATGACATATGCTAATATATAAACGTCAATTAAGGCATATTCAAAACTAAAGTAAGGTTTTTGGATATGCCTTTTAAAATTTTAAAAAGAAAAAAGGAGGATTTTTTATGAGAACAGTAACAGTTAATATTTATAAGATTGACGAACTTTCAAGAAAGGCACAAAGGAGAGCTTATGAGCATTGGCTGGAAAAAGCAGAATATCCGTGGCATGACGACAATGTAAAGACGTTAAGAAAATTTGAAGAGATATTTCCAGTAAAAATTCATGAATTTGAGTATGGCGGAAGTTATAATTATATTCGTTTTTTGTTTACTGAACGTAGAGACATAAAAAATCTTTCAGGCATAAGGCTATTAAAATATTTGTATAATAATTATTTTGACTATATTTCAAGCAAAAAAATTTTTTATGGAAAATCAAAAAAAAGGAAATCAAAAATTATTTATAGCTTTGATTATGCATTAACTGGATATTATACGGACGAAGCAATTCTTGGACCAATATATAAATTTTTGATAAAGCCTGAAAATATAACTTTTTATGCCTTGCTCAAACGTTGTTTAGACGCATGGCTTGATGCTTGCGAAAAAGATTATGAAAGCTATTTTAGCTTTGAAAGCTTTTTAGATGATGCAACTCTCAATAGATATGAATATTTAGAAAATGGAGATGAGTTTAATGTGGCCATACTCTAAAAATCAAGAAGAAAAGTTTGCAAAAATTTTTGAGGACGTAAGACAAAAACCTTATTCCTGCTTCTTTAATACTCTATACAGGCATGGATACATTCACGTCGGTAAAGATCATCTGCAAAAATATGTAAGCATACTTAAGAAGTATGCCATGCCTTTTAAAATTGAGCATGAGAACAGTTTTTGGTATGTCCTCAAAATTGTAAAGGAGTGATAATGTGCTACTTGAAAAGTACGCTAAAAAGTACGATAAGCAATATAGAAAGTTGTTGCGGTACGTCAATTGTACCGCAGTTTCTTTCGATCTTGGAAACGGACTTTGTTGCATTGTTTCACCTTGTGCAAAACAGCCAGGGCGTTATCAATGCACATTTTTTGACGAACAAGGTCCTTTAAGTGACATTATAAGAGACCGTAAGGAGGACATTTTTAGGGAGATTGTCTTGTATGATAAAACGAAGTTGATTGATATGATTGAGTGAAGGAGGAATTAAAATGCGAGAGATAAAGTTTAGAGTGTGGAGTAAAAAAGAAAAAAAGATGTATTACGGCGATAGACAACATGAACCTAATATGATTGGATTTGACGGAAAAATATTTGCAACAGGTTCAACTGGTGTTATGTGTAACTATGGCTGTAGTGCAGATTATATAAATTGGTGTAATCCAGAAGAAGATTATGAATTAATGGAATACACAGGCTTTAAAGACAAATATGGGAAGGAAGTTTTTGAAGGAGATATATTGCGCTGCAAAATATGGAATCCTATGTCATGCCAACGTGATTGTGTATTAGAAGTGATAGTTGTATGGAATCAATCTGTTGGCAGTTGGAAATTCCAAGATATAAGACATAATTTTGCCGATCTCTCATGGATTTTTATAGATGGCGTTAAAATAATTGGCAATATTTACGAAAATCCTGAACTTTTAAAGGAGGAATTGAAATGAAGAAATATAGAGTAAATTATTATTTAGGTAACAAAGAATGGACGGAAACAATGTCGGAAGGACAATTAAGAAACTTCGAAAAAAGGCTTGAAAATGGTGCTGAAGAAAAGATTATATCAGTTACAGAAATTCACGAACTGCCTTCAGACTTACTTCAAGCATTTCAAGACTTCAAAAAAGCTGCATATAGGTTTGCTGAAATGCTTGAAAAATACGATTCAAATAATAATACTCACGACTTGTACGCTACTAAATATCCGTTCGTCAAGTCTTTTTCTGATGTTGCAGACGATATAAATGACTGGTATGAAGCAGTCATCAATCAAGAAACTACAACGTCACGAAATTTCAAGGAACTTCAAGGCGAAATATTAAATGCCTGTCCAGGTTATCCAGCAGTAATCAAACTAAATAATAGTAAAGTCCTGACTACAAGTCCTGTCAGGTACATTTATAGCATCGTGCGCTGCGTTTGCGCGATAATCTTGCCCTGATAAGGTAAGAAAAACGCCAACATGTCAGAAATGACATGATAACTAGCTCATCAAAATCAGAGGTGAAATTCCTCTGCCACACAGAGTTAACGCTAATGAGGCAAATCAAAGCCGAAACGGTGTGCGTGTTGAGACTCCTGCTGGCAACAGTGTGTCGCTACACACTATTGTCAGAAGCCAGGTAAAGTCGTAACCTGAAAACCTAAACCTTACATCATGTAAGGCATGGATAATAATGGTGCGGACATCCGTGACCTATGGAGACGCAAGAAAGGTATGATTAAAGCTCCGACAAAATGTGCCATGGAAACGTGGAAACGATGGAAGCTTTGTATAATGTTGATACTTCATTATACAAGTACAAGCATGAAATAGCCTGTAAGAGCCAATGAATAACTGTAACTCAAACATTGGTGTGAGCTTCCCGGAGTAAAGTACCCTCCTAAAGGTCACATTTAAGGATAGATGAGCTGGAACGCAGGAGAGCCTACATGTGGAATGTAGCGACATGATGAAGCATGTAGGAAGTCGGAGGTGTCATAGTAGTAATGATGTATCATAACACAAATGATACTGAACGAAGGACACCAGACGGTTAGTTCTTGCAAATAATTCTCACCGCAATCTTGAAAGTCCTTGAAATATAGGTAATGAACCATAAGGAGGTGTTGCCTTATGCATATAAACAACAAGATTGCAAGTGAAGGACAGCTTAAAGAAAGGCTTGATTTAATTTACGCTAAAAGTAAAGAAGGAAGAAGCTTTCATGGACTTTATGAATTGGCATTTAATCCTATAACGATAGTCACAGCCATACACAACATCAAAGCCAACAAAGGTTCTAGCACTCCCGGTGTGGATAAAAACAACATAAACTATTACTTGCAAATGCCATATCAGGAACTCATAGAACTTGTGCAAAACACAGCTAAAAACTACCAGCCACAACCAGTCAGAAGGATATATATTCCTAAAAAGAATGGCAAGAAGAGACCGCTGGGTATTCCTACCATGTTAGACAGAATAATTCAGGAATGTATCCACATAGTCATAGAACCTGTTTGTGAGGCAAAATTTTATCCTCACAGTTATGGTTTTAGACCTTA
This portion of the Thermoanaerobacterium sp. RBIITD genome encodes:
- a CDS encoding YopX family protein, which gives rise to MREIKFRVWSKKEKKMYYGDRQHEPNMIGFDGKIFATGSTGVMCNYGCSADYINWCNPEEDYELMEYTGFKDKYGKEVFEGDILRCKIWNPMSCQRDCVLEVIVVWNQSVGSWKFQDIRHNFADLSWIFIDGVKIIGNIYENPELLKEELK